The genomic interval ACGAGTACGAGGAGTGGTTCTTAAAGCATAAATTCGCCTATCTTTCTGAACTCAAAGCGGTGAAGACTCTTCTTCCAGAGGGAAGGGGAGTGGAGATAGGGGTTGGTACAGGAAGGTTCGCTGTTCCTTTGAAGATAAAGATCAGGGTGGAACCTTCAGAGCGCATGGCAGAGATAGCAAGAAAGCGAGGCGTGTTCGTTTTGAAGGGTACAGCGGAGAACCTTCCCTTGAAGGATGAAAGCTTCGATTTCGCGTTGATGGTGACAACGATCTGCTTTGTGGATGATCCGGAAAGGGCGTTGAAAGAAGCCTATCGTATCCTCAAAAAGGGTGGGTATCTCATCGTCGGTATCGTGGACAGGGAGAGTTTTCTTGGAAGAGAATACGAAAAAAACAAAGAAAAGAGCGTTTTCTACAAAAACGCTCGATTCTTCTCAACGGAGGAACTGATGGATCTGATGAGAAAAGCGGGTTTTGAAGAATTCAAAGTCGTCCAAACTCTCTTCAAACACCCATCGGAGCTCAGTGAGATCGAACCGGTTAAGGAAGGCTACGGTGAAGGTGCTTTTGTGGTGATAAGAGGAACGAAGAAATGACTTTTCTTTGAATTTATTGAGAAATGTTCGCAATAATATATGTTTATGGTATATAATGAAACCGTGGAGGGATATGCATGACGAAGATAACTGTTCTCAGCGGAAAGGGAGGAACAGGAAAGACCACCGTTTCTGTCAACATGGCAAAAGCGCTCTCGGAAAGTTACAGGGTGCAGCTTCTCGATGCGGACGTGGAGGAACCCAACGATCACATCTTTTTCAACGTCGATGTTTCTTTCGAAGAGCCAGTCCACCTGATGATTCCGGTTGTGGACAACTCCGTGTGTATTCGATGCGGTGAGTGTGCAAGCACCTGTCAGTTTGGAGCCATATCCGTCTTTCCGAGCGGAACGTTCGTTTTCGAAAGTCTCTGTCATGGGTGCGGTGCATGTTCTATAATGTGTCCCGTCAACGCGATCTCCGAAAGGCCAAAGGAGATAGGAAAGATAAGATTTGGAACGGCCGATGGAAACATCTCGTTCGGTATGGGGATTCTGAACATCGGAGAGCGAACGGGAGTTCCCGTCATCAGGAAGTTGAAAAAGCACATCGATGAGAAAGCGGATGTTGTGATCGTTGACGCTCCTCCGGGCACGTCCTGTCCTGTCGTGGAAAGCTTGAGAAACACAGATTTCGCTCTATTGGTAACCGAGCCGACCGCTTTTGGCCTTCACGACTTGAAACTGGCAGTCGAGCTCACAAAAGAGATGGGGATACCCTCCGGTATCGTTGTCAACAGATACATTCCAGGTAACACCATCATCGAAGAGTTCGCCGATGAAGAGGGAATACCTGTTCTTCTGAAGATACCGTTCAAAAGGGAGATAGCTTCTCTCTGCGCCGAAGGAAAGCTGATTGTCGAGGCCTTCCAGGATATGAAAAAAGACTTCCTGGAGCTGTTCGAAAAGATCGAGGTGATGGTTCGATGAAGCAGATCGCTGTCGTGAGTGGAAAAGGTGGAACAGGGAAAACAACGTTCACCGCGTCTCTCGGGGTTCTTCTTGAAAATTCCCTGCTCGCAGATTGTGAGGTCGATGCATCCAACCTTTACATCCTGTTTCCTGGAGATCCTGTGGAAGAGCACGAATACTACGGTGGAAAGGAGGCCATTATAGATCAATAGAAATGTGACAGATGTGGTATTTGTGAAAAGGTGTGCAGATTCGATGCAATAATCCAGGGCGAGAAATACAGAGTTGACCAGTACGCTTGCGAAGGGTGCAACGCGTGTGTGGTTTCCTGTCCCAGAAATGTCATTACTCTGGTTCAATTTCTCTGGAAGGTATTTCTTCACCTGGTCTGGGGACAAATCCATTGTTTACGCTCGGCTGAGCCCTGGTGAAGAGGATTCTGGTGGACTCGTAGCGGAGGTTCATAAGCTCGCTTTCGAGAAAGCGGAAGAACTGAAACGAGACTATGTGATCATAGATGGGGCTCCCGGTATAGGGTGCTCTGCCACGTCGTCTATCGTCGGAGTGAACTATGTGGTTGTTGTCACTGAGCCAACCATGTCCGGACTTCACGACCTCAAGAGAATCGTGGAAACGTTGAAGTGTCTCAAGAGAGAATTTGGAATAGTGATCAACAAGTACGATATAAACTCGGTCGTGTCTCGAGAGATAGAGGATTACTGTTTGAATGAAGGGCTCGATCTACTGGGAAAAATTCCGTTCGACGAAACGGTGGTAAAGGCTTCTATGGAGTGCAAGTCGGTGATTACGTACGAAAGCAGTCCCGCGGCAGAGTCCATAAAGAAGCATAGTGAAGATAGTTGAGAAGATCATCGAGAAAATTTCTTGAGGAGGAGGCACTATGTCAAAGGTAGCGATTCCATCTGTGGGGAAGGATCTGTCTTCCATGGTGAGTGATAGATTCGCCAAGGCAGAGTATTTCATCATCTACGACACGGAGTCTGGAAACATGGAAGTTGTTGGGAACACCATCGCCGATACACATGGGACGGGTCCAGATGTTGTTCAAAGTCTTGTTTCGAAAGGAGTAGAGTATCTCATAGCCCCGAACGTCGGCAGAAACGCGTTTGAGACTTTAAAGGCAGCTGGGGTGAGGGTCTGTCGGTTCGTAAGGAGGGACGGTTCAGGAGGCACTTGACGCTTTCAGCGAAGGAAAACTCGAGGAGTTGACGACTTTCACCAGAGAGGGGTAAGGATATGCCTTGGGTGAATTCGAAGTGTGTTGGCTGTGGAAATTGTGTCAGGGTGTGTCCAGTTGAAGGTGTAATTAGAATAGAGAACGGAAAGGCCGTTATCGACAACTACAAGTGTATTCGATGTGGAAAGTGCTTCGATGCGTGCCCAGTTGGAGCCATCAGACCGAATTATGAAAATCCCGCGCTGAGAGGAATGGGAAGAGGATACGGTAGAGGGCGAGGAAAATGGGATGAGTTTTAACGGCCGTGTGTACGGAATCTTTCTCTCCAGGAGGTTCGACAGATCTCTCGGTGTCTCCTCTATTCCGTTCAAAATGTGCACATATTCGTGTGTGTACTGCCAGCTTGGAAGAACAACAAATTTCACTGTGGAGGGGCAGATGTTCTTTCCGTTGAAGGTGTTCGAGGAAGAGTTGAAAGGATTCGTGAAGAAGCACCGGGATGATTTCGACATGGTGAGCATCTTTGGAGAGGGTGTGAACCCACTCTTTACACTCCCCTCGATTCCCTGATAGGTCTGTGCAAATCGATCACCGGAAAACCCGTTGTACTCATAACGAACGGTTCGCTTTCCTGGGATGAGAAGGTCAGAAAAGAAGCGAAACTGTTGGACATAATAATGCCCACCCTCTCTGCATGGGACGAAAAGAACTTCAGGACGATCCACAGGCCCCACAAGAGTCTATCGTTTCAGAAGGTGTTCGAGGGTTTGAAAAAGTTGTGAAGAGAGTACAGCGGTGAGATCTGACTTAAAGTTATGCTGGTGAAGGGATTGAACGACTTCGCACTGGAAGAATTAAGAGAGAAGATCTCACAGATAGAGCCGGACAGGGTTTATGTGAACGTTCCTGTGAGACCTCCGGCGGAGGGATGGGTTGAACATCCAGATGAGGAAACGATAAAGAAAGCAAAAGAACTTTTCAATGCCACATCGATAGAAATTCCCGCAGCCGGTAGGTTCATCACTGCAGGAGAAGGAATCGATGCCGTCTTGAACATGACCAAACGCCATCCCACGAGCGAAGAAGAGATAAAAGATCTTTTGACTTCTCAGAGGATCGATCCTGAACCGATTATAGAAAGACTCAGATCCTGCAAAAATGTGGAAATCATCGAGTACAGCGGTCGAAGATACTACAGATACACTACAACAGAATGATCACCGCCAGAAACTCAAGGTCCGTGTCTCCTGTGTTCTCTATTGAATGAGACTCTCCAGAGTCCGTAAAGCACACATCTCCTGCTTTTATGGGAACGTCCTTTCCATTGTCGTGAAAGACGCCTTCTCCAGATAAAATGTAGTATATCTCAAACTCTCCCTCATGCTTGTGAAGACCCACAGAAGACCCCGGTGAAAGTTTCATTTTCGCAAAAAGTCTTGCTTTGTTGTGCATAATTTCCTTGGAAAGGAGATGTGTCATTTCCACTTCACCTTTTCCGCCTCGCATGCTCAACACCTTTTCCACTTTCACATCAGATGATCTGATGACCATGTTCTCCCTCCTGATTGAGTAGTGTTTTTTTTATTTCCTCTGCGAAATCTTTTGCGTCTTTTTCGATCATCTTTCTAAAGATTACCTTCTTTGCTACAACTTCGCAGCCAGAGAGTTCTTGCATCTGATCAAGGCAAACACCGTACCTTTTGATACATGTTGCAAAGAAAGCGACCTTCTTTATTTTTTCTCTGTTCTTCAGCAAATACGTTCTGATAGCGGGGGTGACTCTTCCGTTCCAGATGGGAGTTCCCACTACAACGAGATCGTACTCCGATGGATCTTTCTTAAAAATTATATCCGTTGTCTTTCCCACCGTTGCCTCGTAGCCAGCTTTCAAAAAACCGAAGATGCCTTTCCGAGGTTTTCTGTCCATTACTTCATCTATATCGGCCTTCAGAATGTCCTTTATAATCTCCGCTACTTTCTTTGTGTGACCACTTCTGGTGTAGTACACCACGAGGATTTTCATGGTGTTTCCTCCTCTTTCACCAGCGAGGAGATCGTTGAACAATCTTCTTACTTCTTAGTATATCACACATCATACACAACTTGTTTTGAATCGCTCAAATGTGTTGATATGAATTTTCCTTCCGTTAACCTTTTCCAAATACAACATATGGTAGTATTCTTTAAAAATACACAACAAATGGAGGTGGAAAGAGTTGAAGGCTTACGCGTTCGGTTTTCCGAAGATAGGAGAAAAGAGGGAATTCAAAAAGGCTCTGGAGGGTTTCTGGAAGGGAAAGATCACGGAAGAACAGCTCGAGGAAGAGATGAACAAACTCAGAGTGTACATGGTGGAAAACTACAGAAAAAACGTCGATGTAATTCCTTCAAACGAACTTTCCTACTACGACTTTGTGCTCGACACAGCGGTGATGGTGGGGGCTGTTCCAGAGAGGTTCGGTGAGTACAGGGGGCTTTCGACGTACTTCGAAATGGCACGCGGTGGAAAAGCTCTGGAAATGACCAAATTCTTCAACACCAACTATCACTACCTTGTTCCGGAAATAGAAACCGAAGAGTTCTATCTTCTCGAAAACAAACCTCTTGAAGATTATCTGTTCTTCAAATTGAAGGGAATAGAAACAGCACCGTGGGTGATAGGTCCTTTCACCTTCCTGTACCTTTCCAAAAGAAACGGCGAGTGGATCAGAAGACCAGATCAGATGGAAAAACTGCTGGAAAGTCTCGTTTCTGTTTACAAAGAAGCTTTCGGAAAACTTATGGAAAACGGCTGTAAGGAAATTCTCGTGAACGAACCCGCTTTCGTTTGCGATCTTGAAAAGGCTCACTGGGATCTGATACTGAACGTGTATCGTGAGCTTTCAGAGTTTCCGATGACCATTTTCACCTACTACGACAGCGTTTCTGACTACAAAGCGTACGTCTCTCTTCCGGTGAAAGGGCTTCATTTCGATTTCGTCTCGAACGAAGAAAATCTGAAAAATCTCGAAAGATACGGATTTCCGGATGACAAGGAGCTTGTGGCCGGTGTGACAAACGGCCGTCAGCCCTGGAGAGCGGACCTCAAAAAGGTGGCGTTACTGGTAGAAAAACTCGGTGCGAGTGCCATCTCGAATTCCTGTCCGCTCTTCCATCTTCCAGTGACTCTGGAGCTGGAAGACAATCTGTCCGATGGATTGAAAGAGAAACTCGCCTTCGCGAAAGAAAAACTCAGAGAGTTGAAAATTTTGAAAGATTTCCTTGAAGGAAGAACTTCCGATCTTCCCGATGTATCGTTTGAAGATTTTGCGGAGGATCTTCTGGTTGTTGAGAGAGTAAGAAATCTTCCAGAAGGGTCGTTCAAAAGAGAGAAAGAATACACCGAGCGCGACAGAATCCAGAAAGAAAGACTGAACCTTCCGCTCTTTCCCACAACGACCATCGGATCTTTTCCGCAGACCTCCGAAGTGAGAAAGATGAGGTCGAAGTACAGAAAGGGAGAAATTTCCAAAGAAGAATACGAAACCTTCATAAAAGAACAGATAAAAAAGGCGATAGATCTTCAGGAGGAAATGGGACTCGATGTTCTGGTGCACGGTGAGTTCGAAAGAACCGACATGGTCGAGTTCTTCGCTGAGAAATTGAACGGCATCGCCACCACTCAGAACGGTTGGGTTCTCTCTTACGGTTCGAGGTGTTATCGTCCACCCATTATATACGGCACTGTCACACGGCCAGAACCCATGACGCTCGAAGAAATCTCTTACGCTCAGTCTCTTACAGAAAAGCCCGTCAAAGGGATGCTCACAGGTCCCATCACCATCATGAGCTGGAGCTATTACAGGGAGGACATACCAGAGAGAGAAATAGCTTACCAGATAGCCCTCGCGATAAACGAAGAAGTGAAGGATCTGGAAGAGGCGGGAATAAAGATCGTACAGATCGATGAGCCCGCGTTCAGAGAAAAGGCACCTGTCAAAAAGAGCAAATGGCCTGAGTACTTTGAATGGGCGATAAACGCTTTCAACCTGGCAGCCAACGCGAGGCCAGAAACACAGATCCACGCCCACATGTGCTACTCGGATTTCAACGAGATAATCGAGTACATCCACCAGCTGGAATTCGACGTGATCAGCATTGAGGCTTCGAGGAGCAAAGGTGAGATCATCTCTGCCTTTGAGAACTTCAAAGGATGGATCAAACAGATCGGTGTTGGTGTCTGGGACATCCACTCTCCTGCTGTTCCATCCATAAGCGAAATGAGGGAGATAGTCGAAAGAGTTCTCAGGGTGCTTCCTAAGGAGCTGATCTGGATCAATCCCGACTGCGGTCTCAAGACGAGAAGCTGGGACGAAGTTATTCCATCGCTCAGAAACATGGTGGTACTTGCGAAGGAATTGAGGGAAAAATTTGAAAGTTGAGGGAGACTTGTCTTTTCACGGGAAAGTGGTAT from Thermotoga sp. Mc24 carries:
- a CDS encoding 4Fe-4S binding protein, which translates into the protein MCEKVCRFDAIIQGEKYRVDQYACEGCNACVVSCPRNVITLVQFLWKVFLHLVWGQIHCLRSAEPW
- a CDS encoding nucleotide-binding protein, which encodes MKQIAVVSGKGGTGKTTFTASLGVLLENSLLADCEVDASNLYILFPGDPVEEHEYYGGKEAIIDQ
- a CDS encoding NifB/NifX family molybdenum-iron cluster-binding protein, with the translated sequence MSKVAIPSVGKDLSSMVSDRFAKAEYFIIYDTESGNMEVVGNTIADTHGTGPDVVQSLVSKGVEYLIAPNVGRNAFETLKAAGVRVCRFVRRDGSGGT
- a CDS encoding flavodoxin family protein; the encoded protein is MKILVVYYTRSGHTKKVAEIIKDILKADIDEVMDRKPRKGIFGFLKAGYEATVGKTTDIIFKKDPSEYDLVVVGTPIWNGRVTPAIRTYLLKNREKIKKVAFFATCIKRYGVCLDQMQELSGCEVVAKKVIFRKMIEKDAKDFAEEIKKTLLNQEGEHGHQII
- a CDS encoding ATP-binding protein, whose translation is MTKITVLSGKGGTGKTTVSVNMAKALSESYRVQLLDADVEEPNDHIFFNVDVSFEEPVHLMIPVVDNSVCIRCGECASTCQFGAISVFPSGTFVFESLCHGCGACSIMCPVNAISERPKEIGKIRFGTADGNISFGMGILNIGERTGVPVIRKLKKHIDEKADVVIVDAPPGTSCPVVESLRNTDFALLVTEPTAFGLHDLKLAVELTKEMGIPSGIVVNRYIPGNTIIEEFADEEGIPVLLKIPFKREIASLCAEGKLIVEAFQDMKKDFLELFEKIEVMVR
- a CDS encoding nucleotide-binding protein, whose translation is MSLLWFNFSGRYFFTWSGDKSIVYARLSPGEEDSGGLVAEVHKLAFEKAEELKRDYVIIDGAPGIGCSATSSIVGVNYVVVVTEPTMSGLHDLKRIVETLKCLKREFGIVINKYDINSVVSREIEDYCLNEGLDLLGKIPFDETVVKASMECKSVITYESSPAAESIKKHSEDS
- a CDS encoding class I SAM-dependent methyltransferase, with amino-acid sequence MWDVFEHFVNEYEEWFLKHKFAYLSELKAVKTLLPEGRGVEIGVGTGRFAVPLKIKIRVEPSERMAEIARKRGVFVLKGTAENLPLKDESFDFALMVTTICFVDDPERALKEAYRILKKGGYLIVGIVDRESFLGREYEKNKEKSVFYKNARFFSTEELMDLMRKAGFEEFKVVQTLFKHPSELSEIEPVKEGYGEGAFVVIRGTKK
- the metE gene encoding 5-methyltetrahydropteroyltriglutamate--homocysteine S-methyltransferase; the protein is MKAYAFGFPKIGEKREFKKALEGFWKGKITEEQLEEEMNKLRVYMVENYRKNVDVIPSNELSYYDFVLDTAVMVGAVPERFGEYRGLSTYFEMARGGKALEMTKFFNTNYHYLVPEIETEEFYLLENKPLEDYLFFKLKGIETAPWVIGPFTFLYLSKRNGEWIRRPDQMEKLLESLVSVYKEAFGKLMENGCKEILVNEPAFVCDLEKAHWDLILNVYRELSEFPMTIFTYYDSVSDYKAYVSLPVKGLHFDFVSNEENLKNLERYGFPDDKELVAGVTNGRQPWRADLKKVALLVEKLGASAISNSCPLFHLPVTLELEDNLSDGLKEKLAFAKEKLRELKILKDFLEGRTSDLPDVSFEDFAEDLLVVERVRNLPEGSFKREKEYTERDRIQKERLNLPLFPTTTIGSFPQTSEVRKMRSKYRKGEISKEEYETFIKEQIKKAIDLQEEMGLDVLVHGEFERTDMVEFFAEKLNGIATTQNGWVLSYGSRCYRPPIIYGTVTRPEPMTLEEISYAQSLTEKPVKGMLTGPITIMSWSYYREDIPEREIAYQIALAINEEVKDLEEAGIKIVQIDEPAFREKAPVKKSKWPEYFEWAINAFNLAANARPETQIHAHMCYSDFNEIIEYIHQLEFDVISIEASRSKGEIISAFENFKGWIKQIGVGVWDIHSPAVPSISEMREIVERVLRVLPKELIWINPDCGLKTRSWDEVIPSLRNMVVLAKELREKFES
- a CDS encoding cupin domain-containing protein, producing the protein MVIRSSDVKVEKVLSMRGGKGEVEMTHLLSKEIMHNKARLFAKMKLSPGSSVGLHKHEGEFEIYYILSGEGVFHDNGKDVPIKAGDVCFTDSGESHSIENTGDTDLEFLAVIILL
- a CDS encoding DUF362 domain-containing protein, translated to MPWVNSKCVGCGNCVRVCPVEGVIRIENGKAVIDNYKCIRCGKCFDACPVGAIRPNYENPALRGMGRGYGRGRGKWDEF